The Saccharothrix violaceirubra genome segment CCATCCGGGGGCGGTGGAACGCCAAGGACAAGCGGACCGTGCGGGACAGCCGGATCCACGCCACGCACGTGCTGTCCAAGGCGATGGCCGCGGAGGGGGTGCCGTTGCTGCTCAACGCGTCCAGCGTGAGCTACTACGGCAACACCGGCGACGTGGCCGTGGACGAGAGCGCCGGGTCGGGCGACGGGTTCCTCGCCCGCATGGTGATCGACTGGGAGGGCGCGACCGCGCCGGCCCGCGAGGCGGGCGTCCGCGTGGTGACCATGCGGACGGGTCTGGTGCTGTCGCGCGACGGCGGCCTGCTCAGCCAACTGCGCCCGATGGTGCGCCTGGGGCTGGGCGGGAAGCTGGGCGACGGTCGGCAGTACGTGTCGTGGATCAGCGTGGCCGACGTGGTCGCCGCGATCCGCTTCCTGTTGACGGACAGGGGGTTGAGCGGCCCGGTCAACCTGTGCGCGCCGGATCCGGTCACGAACGCCGAGTTCACCAGGGCGTTGGGCCGCGCCCTGCGCCGACCGGTGTTCATGACCATGCCGAAACCGGTCGTGCGGATGGCGTTCGGCGACGCGGCCGACGAGCTGGCGTTGAACAGCCTGCGCGTCGTGCCGACCGCGTTGCTCGACGCCGGTTTCCGGTTCCGCCACAGGGAGTTCGCCGCGGCCTTGGCCGACGTCCTCTGACGACACGCGGCCCCGGGGGTCTCCCGGGGCCGCGCTCCGCACATTTCTAGGCGGCGAGCCGGTAGCGCGTCTGGGCGTGCGGTGCCTTGCCGAAGGCCAGCACCTTGCCCGGCTCGATCCGCAGCAGCACGGCCGGGTGGCCGGCGACCTGCGCGACCCCGTCGACCAGTTCGAGGTTCCAGCTGTTGTCGCCGCCGTACTTGCGGTCGAACGCGTCCACGGCGACCTTGAGCAGGTCGGGGTCGGTGATCACGGTCGCGG includes the following:
- a CDS encoding TIGR01777 family oxidoreductase, whose amino-acid sequence is MLVLVAGSSGLIGNAVVADLRDAGHEVRRLVRRPAEADDEREWDPPGDVVAADALTGVDAVVNLCGSAIRGRWNAKDKRTVRDSRIHATHVLSKAMAAEGVPLLLNASSVSYYGNTGDVAVDESAGSGDGFLARMVIDWEGATAPAREAGVRVVTMRTGLVLSRDGGLLSQLRPMVRLGLGGKLGDGRQYVSWISVADVVAAIRFLLTDRGLSGPVNLCAPDPVTNAEFTRALGRALRRPVFMTMPKPVVRMAFGDAADELALNSLRVVPTALLDAGFRFRHREFAAALADVL